In Bacteroides cellulosilyticus, the genomic stretch GTGATTACTCCTGTAAGTCGGATTTGGAGTTCCGAATGGTTTGCCAGTGAAGATTTTGGTGGTTTCACACTGTTCTGTTGGGATACCTATTTTGCATCGATGATGCTTTCTGTTGGCAATAAAGAGTTAGCCTATGCAAATGCTGTAGAGATAACTAAGGCGATAACAGAGAGTGGATTTGTACCTAACTGTTTTTATAGCAATAATTTTAAATCAAGAGATCGTTCTCAGCCTCCTGTTGGCTCTTTGGCTGTCTGGACAATATATAAACAATATCAAGAAAAATGGTTCTTGGAGTTATTATATAAAGAATTACTAACTTGGAATCGCTGGTGGAGCCGGAATAGAGAGGATGGAGGGTTATTATGCTTAGGTAGTAATCCTTATGAAAAGGTTACTTATTTCAGGTCTGAGTTTGATACGGATTGTCACTATGGTGCTGTTTTGGAATCAGGATTGGATAATTCTCCAATGTATGATGGAGTACTTTTTAATAAGCAAAAACATTTGTTGGAACAACATGATGTAGGCATGTCTTCTTTGTATGTAATGGATTGTGACTATCTGGCTTTAATAGCGGAAGAACTCGGGTATAAAAAAGATGTAACTGAACTTAGAAAACGCGCGGAATATTATCGCAATAATTTAGCAGGGTTGTGGGATGATAAGACTGGATTTTACTATAATCGTTCTACCAGAGATCTGAAATTTAATTATCGCACTTCACCCACTTGCTTTTATCTATTGCTGGCAAAAGTACCTACAAAGAATCAGGCTGAGAGGATGATAAAAGAGCATTTACTGAACACTGATGAGTTCTGGGGGGAGTACGTAATTCCTTCTGTACCTAAAAATGATCCTGCATTTAAAGATAATGAATATTGGCGGGGACGCATTTGGGCTCCATTGAATTTTCTGGTATACTTAGGATTGAATAACTATGAATTTCCGGAAGTGAGACATGCCTTTGCCGAAAAATCCCAAAAATTATTATTGAAATCCTGGTTATCACATGGATATGTCTTTGAAAATTACAATGCCCTCACTGGTGAAGGTGATGATGTTGTGCGAAGTGATAAGTTCTATCATTGGGGGGCATTGCTGGGATATATTTCCCTTATAGAGAATGGAGTTGTAAGTAAATGTAATTAATAATAATCGATCATGAAAAATATAATTTTGATTATCAGCTTTTTGTTTTGTACAGTTTCTATTGTATATGCCCAGAAACAGCCTTTTTTAAAGGATTCCTGGAAAGGGGATATGACCTCTATAAAGCAAGAAAAAGGAAACTCGCGTTTGGGCTTTTCATTTGAGAAAGGTAATAGTGAAAAACTATTTGTTGAAGTCAAACAGACGCAGGAGCCTCAGTTGGTTGTAGTACGTATCGATTTTTCTGAAAAGGCTGATAAGGCATATGTTTTTTATAGCCCTACCGCAGCTTCTGTTCCTGATTTGGAAAATGCCGAGTATACTTTATCGGGTAAATTTGATTTTGACCGCATTAGAATCATAGCAGAAAAAGGGAGCAAAGGGATTTTTAGCGATGTCTCTTTGGGTGAGAATTATCAGGATGTAGTACATCCTAATGTCTTACAAGTTGTAGCCAAGGAAGGACAACCACAAACAGTTCTTTCCTGGGAAAAGAAACAGCAGGCTTTGTGGATTCATACTTCAGGTGGAACTTTGTATTTGCAACCTTATAATATAGGAAGTGTACATGTGATGTTCGGCTCTGAGAATGAAATAAAAGAATATAAGAGTTTTGCCGTAACGCAACAGGCAAAAGTGGCAGAGTTTAAAGTGGAGGATACTCAGGAAGATATTGTATTACGTTCTTCCCGTTTAGTTGTTACTGTAAATAAGAATAAAGGGTATATTAGTCTGCTTGATGAGGCTGGAAAAATCTTACTGAAAGAGTTCCCGGAAAAGGCGAGAATGAATATATATGGAGATTCTGTCAATGCATATTGTAAGTTCCAGTTACGGGATGAAGAAGCTTTATATGGTTTGGGGCAGTTCAGAGATAACTTAATGAACTTGCGGAATGCAAAGCGGGAACTGGTTCAGTTTAATACGCAAGCTGCGGTACCGGTTATTTATTCTACTGGCCGTTGGGGATTGTTTTGGGATAATCCTTCCCGGACTATTTATACAGACAATAGTACTGGTATGAGTTTTGCCTCTGATTATGGTAAGATCGTTAACTATTATCTTTTTGTAGGTGATAAAATGGATAATTTGGTAGCTGCATATCGTTCTTTGACAGGAGTGGCTCCAATGTTGCCCGATTGGGCTTTAGGTTATCACCAAAGCCGTAACCGTTATGCTACGCAAAAAGAGGTGATGGAGATAGCTAAAAAGATGAAGGAAGAGGATATTCCTGCAAGTACTATCTTTATAGATTATCATTATTGGGGTAAGTACGGAACAGGTTCACATAGGTTTGATGAAACTTTATTCCCTGATGTTCCTTCAATGTTGGACAGTCTCCATAACGTTTATGATATGAAGGTAGTTTTGACAATGTGGCCCTGCTTCAAACCGGGTATCCCTAATTATAATGAAATGTCACAAAAAGGGTATATATTGGAAGGAGCCAAAGCTATTGACGGCTATATATATGATACTTTTAATCCGAATGCAGCCAAAATGTATTGGGATAAGGTTTCTTCTTTAGTGGACTTGAATATCGATGGCTGGTTTTTAGATGGACCGGAACCTGACCATGTAGCCTCATACTTGCCACTTAATACTTATGCCGGACTAGCTCAGAAGGTACGAAATGTATACCCTTTGGTTCATGCATCACA encodes the following:
- a CDS encoding MGH1-like glycoside hydrolase domain-containing protein, which gives rise to MKKHLLIGLFLLGMFIYPIKAISGNTPEELYENLQKRLASGWNTWDTRSVLTHVFLPYGFAVDLNMMDTDGSRVKKFRIGDRVKGAPLLQPGPHSFDGAYTQMTIDWRGYKLQVESAAMGLKNVILIRPLTETKKGGRLVVIPESLWKRGNTLSVDSLGFTLASRDKVVEIKTSIEGKLLEKKGREFILSLDTPVAICCGENMELDEAIAFINDRARDFINSNQKQFGENYDCYNAMQSVLAWDNIYDPGIRRVITPVSRIWSSEWFASEDFGGFTLFCWDTYFASMMLSVGNKELAYANAVEITKAITESGFVPNCFYSNNFKSRDRSQPPVGSLAVWTIYKQYQEKWFLELLYKELLTWNRWWSRNREDGGLLCLGSNPYEKVTYFRSEFDTDCHYGAVLESGLDNSPMYDGVLFNKQKHLLEQHDVGMSSLYVMDCDYLALIAEELGYKKDVTELRKRAEYYRNNLAGLWDDKTGFYYNRSTRDLKFNYRTSPTCFYLLLAKVPTKNQAERMIKEHLLNTDEFWGEYVIPSVPKNDPAFKDNEYWRGRIWAPLNFLVYLGLNNYEFPEVRHAFAEKSQKLLLKSWLSHGYVFENYNALTGEGDDVVRSDKFYHWGALLGYISLIENGVVSKCN
- a CDS encoding glycoside hydrolase family 31 protein, which encodes MKNIILIISFLFCTVSIVYAQKQPFLKDSWKGDMTSIKQEKGNSRLGFSFEKGNSEKLFVEVKQTQEPQLVVVRIDFSEKADKAYVFYSPTAASVPDLENAEYTLSGKFDFDRIRIIAEKGSKGIFSDVSLGENYQDVVHPNVLQVVAKEGQPQTVLSWEKKQQALWIHTSGGTLYLQPYNIGSVHVMFGSENEIKEYKSFAVTQQAKVAEFKVEDTQEDIVLRSSRLVVTVNKNKGYISLLDEAGKILLKEFPEKARMNIYGDSVNAYCKFQLRDEEALYGLGQFRDNLMNLRNAKRELVQFNTQAAVPVIYSTGRWGLFWDNPSRTIYTDNSTGMSFASDYGKIVNYYLFVGDKMDNLVAAYRSLTGVAPMLPDWALGYHQSRNRYATQKEVMEIAKKMKEEDIPASTIFIDYHYWGKYGTGSHRFDETLFPDVPSMLDSLHNVYDMKVVLTMWPCFKPGIPNYNEMSQKGYILEGAKAIDGYIYDTFNPNAAKMYWDKVSSLVDLNIDGWFLDGPEPDHVASYLPLNTYAGLAQKVRNVYPLVHASHFYEGITKARLGIRPYMLTRCAWASQQKWGTAVWSGDIPTTFAELQTQVAAGLNFTATGIPYWTTDIGGYSGGDPSKKDYQELFVRWFQYGTFCPVFRCHGRRYPGDTKAPNELWAYGPEVQRICTDLIKLRYRLLPYIYTLSGKVTHEHYTPMRLLAFDFAHDQNVLDCKDQFMYGPALLVCPVLEAGATSRSVYLPQGCTWVDFWTGAIYQGGTTITAEAPLDKMPLFVKSGSIIPYYTSVEKNINVDVPLEIHVFGGENASFNLYEDDGETLKYKNGNYSTIPFKWNDRTKEFIVGERTGDYAVKDRDLIIKLKGKDVIKRIKYSGKEIKVILK